In Streptomyces chartreusis NRRL 3882, the following are encoded in one genomic region:
- a CDS encoding tetratricopeptide repeat protein has protein sequence MPIPEDVTGEEIDKDVRQELQSLPKTLADDVAKNLVMVARLLDEDPEGAYGYSRVALRLASRVAAVREAAGFAAYATQKYGEALAEFRAAKRMTGNIDLWPVMADCERGLGRPEKALDMAGAPEVHKLDKAGQVEMRLVAAGARRDMGQLDAAIVTLQSPELASNSVQPWTARLRYAYADALLEAGRESEAREWFAKAVEADRDGSTDASDRLAELDGVEFVDALAEDEDQGEGGDTAEEEKD, from the coding sequence CTGCCGATCCCCGAGGACGTCACGGGCGAGGAGATCGACAAGGACGTACGGCAGGAGCTCCAGAGCCTGCCGAAGACGCTCGCGGACGATGTCGCGAAGAACCTGGTGATGGTCGCGCGGCTCCTCGACGAGGACCCCGAGGGCGCGTACGGCTACTCCAGGGTGGCGCTGCGGCTGGCGTCGCGGGTCGCCGCCGTGCGGGAGGCCGCCGGGTTCGCCGCGTATGCCACTCAGAAGTACGGCGAGGCGCTGGCCGAGTTCCGGGCCGCCAAGCGGATGACGGGGAACATCGACCTGTGGCCTGTCATGGCCGACTGCGAGCGCGGGCTCGGACGGCCGGAGAAGGCGCTGGACATGGCCGGGGCGCCCGAGGTGCACAAGCTCGACAAGGCCGGACAGGTCGAGATGCGGCTCGTCGCGGCCGGTGCGCGGCGGGACATGGGGCAGCTGGACGCGGCCATCGTGACGCTGCAGAGCCCGGAGCTGGCCTCCAACTCCGTGCAGCCGTGGACCGCTCGCCTGCGGTACGCCTACGCCGACGCACTGCTGGAGGCCGGGCGGGAGAGCGAGGCGCGGGAGTGGTTCGCGAAGGCCGTGGAGGCCGACCGGGACGGCAGCACGGACGCCTCGGACCGGCTCGCCGAGCTGGACGGGGTGGAGTTCGTGGACGCCCTGGCCGAGGACGAGGACCAGGGTGAGGGCGGCGACACCGCCGAGGAGGAGAAGGACTGA
- a CDS encoding DUF1015 domain-containing protein — protein MNTAGHSEATERRGLELTPFRGLRYDPDRVGSLAAVTSPPYDVVVRPDGVHHLQSADPHNIVRLILPQAATPSARNDQAAQTLRRWLSEGVLTTDPDPGLYVYEQRDGNGMLQRGIIGALRVSDPAEQVVLPHEDVMPHIVADRAALMRATSANLEPLLLTYRGDDSTTATADLIERTAEQPPLLATTTEDGFSHRLWSVTAPADLTTIQSGLARHQALIADGHHRWATYRRLRTEHPSPSPWDHGLVLLVDTARYPLRVRAIHRLLHDLPVGDAVAALDGHFRVRRLEVPLPEALATLADAACAGNAFLLAGDGAFHLVDRPDPDLLARTVPADRPTAWRTLDATVLHATLLDHVWRIPEDSPAHISYIHDTAATVAKAERDGGTAVLMHPVREEVVRDLARQGVTMPRKSTSFGPKPASGLVLRALDL, from the coding sequence ATGAACACAGCAGGTCACTCGGAAGCAACGGAGCGCCGAGGCCTGGAACTCACCCCGTTCCGAGGCCTTCGCTACGACCCCGACCGGGTCGGCAGCCTGGCCGCAGTGACGTCCCCGCCGTACGACGTCGTCGTCCGCCCCGACGGAGTGCACCATCTCCAGTCCGCCGACCCGCACAACATCGTCCGCCTGATCCTCCCCCAGGCCGCCACTCCCAGCGCCCGCAACGACCAGGCCGCGCAGACTTTGCGCCGCTGGCTGTCCGAGGGCGTCCTGACCACCGACCCGGATCCCGGCCTGTACGTCTACGAGCAGCGGGACGGCAACGGCATGCTGCAACGCGGCATCATCGGCGCCCTGCGCGTCTCGGACCCGGCCGAGCAGGTGGTGCTGCCGCACGAGGACGTCATGCCGCACATCGTCGCCGACCGCGCGGCCCTGATGCGGGCCACCTCCGCGAATCTCGAACCCCTCCTGCTGACCTACCGCGGCGACGACTCGACGACCGCCACGGCGGACCTGATCGAGCGCACCGCCGAGCAGCCACCGCTCCTCGCGACCACCACGGAGGACGGCTTCAGCCACCGCCTGTGGTCGGTCACCGCCCCCGCCGACCTGACGACGATCCAGAGCGGCCTGGCCCGTCACCAAGCCCTCATCGCCGACGGCCACCACCGCTGGGCGACCTACCGCCGCCTCCGCACGGAGCACCCCTCCCCCAGCCCGTGGGACCACGGCCTGGTCCTCCTGGTCGACACGGCCCGCTACCCCCTCCGCGTCCGCGCCATCCACCGCCTCCTCCACGACCTGCCGGTCGGCGACGCCGTAGCCGCCCTGGACGGCCACTTCCGCGTGCGCCGCCTCGAAGTCCCCCTGCCCGAAGCCCTGGCGACGCTCGCGGACGCGGCCTGCGCGGGCAACGCGTTCCTGCTCGCCGGCGACGGCGCCTTCCACCTCGTCGACCGACCGGACCCGGACCTCCTGGCCCGCACGGTCCCCGCCGACCGCCCCACCGCCTGGCGCACCCTCGACGCGACGGTCCTGCACGCCACGCTCCTCGACCACGTCTGGCGCATCCCCGAGGACTCCCCCGCCCACATCTCCTACATCCACGACACGGCCGCCACGGTCGCGAAGGCGGAACGCGACGGCGGTACGGCCGTCCTGATGCACCCGGTCCGCGAGGAGGTCGTCCGCGACCTGGCCCGGCAGGGCGTCACCATGCCGCGCAAGTCGACGTCGTTCGGCCCGAAGCCTGCCTCGGGCCTGGTACTGCGCGCGCTGGACCTCTGA
- a CDS encoding HAD hydrolase-like protein: protein MSRSVRTRPEGSGQALNEAYDTALLDLDGVVYAGGSAIAYAVESLATARTGGMRLAYVTNNALRTPDTVAEHLTELGIPTGADDVITSAQAVARLISEQVPQGARVLVIGGEGLRVALRERGLVPVESADDDPVAVVQGYGGPELPWGRFAEASYAVARGVPWFASNTDLTIPSGRGIAPGNGAAVEVVRIATGAEPQVAGKPLPPMHRETILRTGAERPLVVGDRLDTDIEGAFNGEVDSLLVLTGVTDGAQLLAAPPQHRPTYVDADLRGMLSGQPDVVEAGDGGFRCGDWTATAGADRLELDGDGEALDGLRALCAAAWTAAGAGVCELDGGKSLARLGL, encoded by the coding sequence ATGAGCCGGAGCGTCAGGACGAGGCCCGAGGGCAGTGGGCAGGCCCTGAACGAGGCGTACGACACGGCGCTGCTCGACCTGGACGGTGTCGTGTACGCGGGCGGGAGCGCGATCGCGTACGCCGTGGAGTCGCTGGCCACGGCGCGGACGGGCGGGATGCGTCTGGCGTACGTCACCAACAACGCGCTGCGGACTCCGGACACCGTGGCCGAGCATCTGACCGAGCTGGGCATACCGACGGGCGCGGACGACGTCATCACCTCGGCGCAGGCGGTCGCGCGGCTGATCAGCGAGCAGGTGCCGCAGGGCGCTCGCGTGCTGGTGATCGGCGGTGAGGGGCTCCGGGTGGCGCTGCGCGAGCGCGGGCTGGTGCCCGTGGAGTCGGCGGACGACGATCCGGTGGCGGTGGTGCAGGGGTACGGCGGTCCCGAGCTGCCGTGGGGGCGCTTCGCGGAGGCCAGTTACGCCGTCGCGCGCGGTGTGCCCTGGTTCGCCTCGAACACCGACCTGACGATTCCGAGCGGGCGTGGTATCGCACCGGGCAACGGCGCGGCGGTGGAGGTGGTGCGGATCGCCACGGGCGCCGAGCCGCAGGTCGCGGGCAAGCCGCTGCCGCCGATGCACCGGGAGACCATCCTGCGGACCGGGGCGGAGCGGCCGCTGGTGGTGGGCGACCGGCTGGACACAGACATCGAGGGCGCGTTCAACGGGGAGGTCGACTCGCTGCTCGTCCTGACCGGGGTGACCGACGGCGCTCAGCTGCTGGCGGCGCCGCCGCAGCACCGGCCGACGTATGTGGACGCCGATCTGCGCGGGATGCTCAGCGGCCAGCCTGATGTCGTGGAGGCGGGCGACGGCGGCTTCCGGTGCGGTGACTGGACGGCGACGGCCGGTGCGGACCGGCTGGAGCTCGACGGGGACGGTGAGGCGCTGGACGGGCTGCGCGCGTTGTGTGCCGCGGCGTGGACGGCCGCCGGTGCGGGGGTCTGCGAGCTGGACGGAGGGAAGTCGCTGGCGAGGCTGGGGCTTTGA
- a CDS encoding FecCD family ABC transporter permease, which produces MLVESPPEQRAETAPAPPARRAIRAFGLVLAVAILVLVALASIAIGAKELSLGQVWHGLFEDSGTYGDVVVAERLSRTVLGLLAGAALGLAGAVLQALTRNPLADPGLLGINAGASAAVVTAITYLGITSLSGYVWFAFLGAAAVGALVWFLGGSRGATPVRLALAGTALSAALYGYLQAVMIMDDAALGKMRFWTVGSLSSASDSIIRQVLPFLLAGMVLALALSRPLNAMAMGDDTAKALGANLNRTRALSMLAATVLCGAATAACGPIVFVGLMVPHVVRSFTGPDLRWILPYAAILSPVLLLGADVVGRIVARPAELQVGIVTAILGGPVFIYLVRRRRTAQL; this is translated from the coding sequence GTGTTGGTCGAGAGTCCCCCCGAACAGCGCGCGGAGACCGCCCCCGCGCCCCCGGCCCGACGGGCGATACGTGCCTTTGGGCTCGTCCTGGCCGTCGCGATCCTGGTGCTCGTCGCGCTGGCGAGTATCGCGATCGGAGCGAAAGAACTGTCCCTCGGGCAGGTCTGGCACGGCTTGTTCGAGGACTCGGGGACGTACGGCGACGTCGTCGTCGCGGAGCGGCTGTCGCGGACCGTGCTCGGGCTGCTGGCCGGAGCAGCCCTCGGTCTGGCCGGAGCGGTTCTCCAGGCGCTCACGCGCAACCCGCTGGCCGACCCCGGGCTGCTCGGCATCAACGCGGGCGCGTCCGCCGCGGTCGTCACGGCCATCACGTACCTCGGGATCACCTCGCTCAGCGGCTACGTCTGGTTCGCGTTCCTCGGCGCGGCCGCGGTCGGGGCGCTGGTGTGGTTCCTGGGCGGCAGCCGGGGCGCGACGCCGGTGCGGCTCGCGCTCGCCGGTACGGCGCTCAGCGCCGCGCTCTACGGCTACCTGCAGGCCGTGATGATCATGGACGACGCGGCGCTCGGCAAGATGCGGTTCTGGACGGTCGGTTCACTGTCCTCGGCGAGCGACTCGATCATCAGGCAGGTCCTGCCGTTCCTGCTGGCCGGCATGGTCCTGGCGCTGGCGCTGTCCCGGCCGCTCAACGCCATGGCCATGGGCGACGACACCGCCAAGGCGCTCGGCGCCAACCTGAACCGGACGCGGGCGCTGTCCATGCTGGCGGCGACCGTGCTGTGCGGGGCGGCGACCGCGGCCTGCGGGCCGATCGTGTTCGTCGGGCTGATGGTGCCGCACGTCGTGCGTTCCTTCACCGGGCCCGACCTGCGCTGGATCCTGCCGTACGCGGCGATCCTGTCGCCGGTGCTGCTGCTCGGCGCCGACGTCGTCGGCCGGATCGTGGCCCGGCCCGCGGAACTGCAGGTGGGCATCGTCACCGCGATCCTCGGCGGGCCGGTGTTCATCTATCTCGTACGACGGCGGAGGACGGCGCAGCTGTGA
- a CDS encoding FecCD family ABC transporter permease, whose translation MKTTNRAVRTPGGLSVRLDVRAFTVVLLLLVAALTASVVLIGTGDFPIPAADVLRTLFGEGNAGQEFIVNELRLPRVLVGLLVGASLGLGGALFQSISRNPLGSPDVLGLGQGATAGALTVIVLFSGSANQVAAGALVGGLVTGLAIYVLAWKRGVHGYRLVLVGIGVSAIVTAVNGYLLTKSDIVDAARAVVWMTGSLDGRDWAQVWPLLGLCAVLVPLVLSNARGLRMMEMGDDVSYALGVRVERVRLLLMVAAVLLTASATAAAGPVSFVALTAPQLARRLTRAPGPNLLASLCMGAALLVIADWLSQRAFGAEQLPVGVVTGVLGGVYLLWLLVTERKAGRI comes from the coding sequence GTGAAGACCACCAACCGTGCTGTGAGGACCCCGGGCGGGCTCTCCGTGCGCCTGGACGTGCGGGCCTTCACCGTCGTGCTCCTGCTGCTGGTCGCGGCGCTCACGGCGAGTGTCGTGCTCATCGGCACCGGCGACTTCCCGATCCCGGCCGCCGACGTGCTGCGGACGCTGTTCGGCGAGGGCAACGCCGGCCAGGAGTTCATCGTCAACGAACTGCGGCTGCCGCGGGTCCTGGTCGGGCTGCTGGTCGGCGCCTCGCTCGGGCTCGGGGGCGCGCTGTTCCAGTCCATCTCCCGCAATCCGCTGGGCAGTCCGGACGTGCTGGGCCTCGGGCAGGGGGCGACGGCCGGAGCGCTCACGGTGATCGTGCTGTTCTCCGGGAGCGCGAACCAGGTCGCCGCCGGCGCGCTGGTGGGCGGCCTGGTGACCGGCCTGGCCATCTATGTGCTCGCCTGGAAGCGGGGCGTGCACGGATACCGGCTGGTGCTGGTCGGTATCGGTGTCTCCGCGATCGTCACGGCGGTCAACGGCTATCTGCTCACCAAGTCCGACATCGTGGACGCGGCCCGCGCGGTCGTGTGGATGACCGGATCCCTCGACGGCCGTGACTGGGCCCAGGTGTGGCCGCTGCTCGGGCTGTGCGCCGTGCTCGTGCCGCTCGTCCTGAGCAACGCGCGCGGGCTGCGGATGATGGAGATGGGTGACGACGTGTCGTACGCCCTCGGGGTGCGGGTGGAGCGCGTACGGCTGCTGCTGATGGTGGCGGCCGTGTTGCTGACAGCGTCGGCGACCGCCGCTGCCGGTCCCGTCAGCTTCGTCGCGCTCACCGCGCCGCAGCTGGCCCGGCGCCTGACCCGTGCGCCGGGCCCGAACCTGCTGGCCTCCCTGTGCATGGGCGCCGCCCTGCTGGTCATCGCCGACTGGCTCTCGCAGCGGGCGTTCGGCGCCGAGCAGTTGCCCGTGGGTGTGGTCACCGGCGTGCTCGGCGGTGTCTATCTGCTGTGGCTGCTGGTCACCGAGCGCAAGGCGGGCCGGATATGA
- a CDS encoding ABC transporter ATP-binding protein, which yields MSKNRRSTVNRLSAENVTLAYDQRVIAEQLSVEIPDNSFTVIVGPNACGKSTLLRALSRMLKPSAGRVLLDGRTIQSMPAKKVARTLGLLPQSSIAPDGITVGDLVGRGRYPHQGILRQWSTEDERVVQESMRQTGVAELAERYVDELSGGQRQRVWIAMALAQQTPLLLLDEPTTYLDIQHQIDVLDLCAELHEEQGRTLVAVLHDLNHAARYATHLIALREGRVIAEGTPKDIVTADLVEEVFGLRCQVIDDPETGTPLVVPAARKARAGAPAGNGAGQAVATEAS from the coding sequence ATGAGCAAGAACCGAAGGAGCACCGTGAACCGTCTGTCCGCCGAGAACGTCACCCTCGCCTACGACCAGCGGGTGATCGCCGAGCAACTGTCGGTGGAGATACCCGACAACTCCTTCACCGTGATCGTCGGCCCCAACGCGTGCGGCAAGTCGACGCTCCTGCGGGCGCTGTCGCGGATGCTCAAGCCCAGTGCGGGCCGGGTGCTGCTCGACGGTCGGACCATCCAGTCGATGCCCGCGAAGAAGGTCGCGCGGACGCTCGGTCTGCTGCCCCAGTCGTCCATCGCGCCCGACGGCATCACCGTCGGCGATCTGGTGGGCCGCGGCCGCTACCCGCACCAGGGGATCCTGCGCCAGTGGTCGACCGAGGACGAGCGGGTCGTCCAGGAGTCGATGCGGCAGACCGGCGTCGCCGAGCTGGCCGAGCGCTACGTCGACGAGCTGTCGGGCGGTCAGCGCCAGCGCGTGTGGATCGCCATGGCACTCGCCCAGCAGACGCCGTTGCTGCTGCTCGACGAACCGACGACGTACCTGGACATCCAGCACCAGATCGACGTGCTGGACCTGTGCGCGGAGCTGCACGAGGAGCAGGGGCGCACGCTCGTCGCCGTGCTCCACGACCTGAACCACGCCGCCCGCTACGCCACGCACCTCATCGCCCTGCGCGAGGGCCGGGTCATCGCCGAGGGCACGCCGAAGGACATCGTCACGGCCGACCTGGTGGAGGAGGTCTTCGGACTGCGCTGCCAGGTCATCGACGACCCGGAGACGGGCACGCCCCTGGTCGTGCCGGCGGCGCGCAAGGCACGCGCCGGGGCCCCGGCAGGGAACGGGGCCGGGCAGGCGGTCGCTACAGAAGCTTCCTGA
- a CDS encoding sterol-binding protein yields MATIEECRSALDKLSDNMQRAEGDVRDAAALDRSVSCHITDLDVTFVGRMRGGRIEVHDTVQGPPPDRAEIRLAMTGDDLVALVDGELSFAKAWGSGRVKLHAGVRDLLQLRKLL; encoded by the coding sequence ATGGCCACGATCGAGGAGTGCCGCAGCGCACTCGACAAGCTCTCCGACAACATGCAGCGCGCCGAAGGGGACGTCCGCGACGCGGCGGCCCTGGACCGTTCGGTGAGCTGCCACATCACGGACCTGGACGTCACCTTCGTCGGCCGCATGCGCGGCGGGCGGATCGAGGTGCACGACACCGTGCAGGGACCGCCGCCGGACAGGGCCGAGATCAGGCTCGCCATGACGGGCGACGACCTGGTCGCCCTGGTCGACGGCGAGCTGAGCTTCGCCAAGGCCTGGGGCTCGGGCCGGGTGAAACTGCACGCGGGTGTGCGCGACCTGCTGCAGCTCAGGAAGCTTCTGTAG
- a CDS encoding TlyA family RNA methyltransferase translates to MAGVARRRLDAELVRRKLARSREHAGQLIAAGRVSVGKTVATKPATQVETAAAIVVAADDNDPDYVSRGGHKLAGALAAFMPQGLVVDGRRALDAGASTGGFTDVLLRAGAAHVVAVDVGYGQLAWSLQNDERVTVKDRTNVRELTLEEIDGEPVDLVVGDLSFIPLGLVLPALVRCVKPDADLVMMVKPQFEVGKERLGSGGVVRSTQLRAEAVAGVAQKAWGLGLGVKGVTASPLPGPSGNVEYFLWLRAGAPELDPADVDRAVAEGPR, encoded by the coding sequence GTGGCAGGAGTCGCTCGCCGCCGTCTCGACGCGGAGCTGGTCCGCCGGAAGCTCGCGCGCTCGCGTGAGCATGCCGGCCAGCTGATCGCCGCCGGGCGGGTCTCCGTCGGCAAGACCGTCGCGACCAAACCCGCCACGCAGGTGGAGACCGCGGCCGCGATCGTCGTCGCGGCCGACGACAACGACCCCGACTACGTGTCGCGCGGCGGCCACAAGCTCGCCGGCGCGTTGGCGGCGTTCATGCCGCAGGGCCTGGTCGTCGATGGGCGCAGGGCGCTCGACGCCGGCGCGTCCACCGGCGGTTTCACCGATGTCCTGCTGCGGGCGGGCGCCGCCCATGTCGTCGCCGTGGACGTCGGATACGGACAACTCGCCTGGTCTCTTCAGAACGATGAACGCGTCACCGTCAAGGACCGTACGAACGTACGCGAATTGACACTTGAAGAGATAGATGGGGAGCCTGTGGATCTTGTCGTGGGGGATCTGTCCTTCATCCCGCTCGGGCTGGTCCTGCCCGCCCTGGTGCGGTGCGTGAAGCCGGACGCGGACCTGGTGATGATGGTCAAGCCGCAGTTCGAGGTGGGGAAGGAGCGGCTGGGCAGCGGGGGAGTCGTGCGCAGCACCCAGCTGCGGGCCGAAGCGGTGGCGGGGGTGGCCCAGAAGGCCTGGGGACTGGGGCTCGGGGTGAAGGGCGTGACGGCCAGTCCGCTGCCCGGGCCTTCGGGGAATGTCGAATACTTTCTGTGGCTGCGGGCCGGGGCACCGGAACTGGACCCGGCCGATGTCGACCGTGCAGTGGCGGAGGGGCCGCGTTGA
- a CDS encoding NAD kinase, with protein sequence MTENRARTVFLLAHTGRPAAVRSAELVVKGLLRSRLGVRVLEAEARDLPLPDEVELVKEATPQCLDGCELLIVLGGDGTLLRGAEFARASGVPMLGVNLGRVGFLAEAERDDLDKVVDRVVTKAYEVEERMTVDVVVHRNGDIVHTDWALNEAAVQKVSAERMLEVVLEIDGRPVTGFGCDGIVCATPTGSTAYAFSAGGPVVWPEVEALLMVPISAHALFAKPLVTSPDSVLAVEVLPHIPPGVLWCDGRRTVELPPGARVEVRRGAVPVRLARLHHASFTDRLVAKFALPVSGWRGAPH encoded by the coding sequence TTGACCGAGAACCGAGCTCGTACTGTTTTCCTGCTCGCCCACACCGGGCGGCCCGCCGCCGTGCGCAGTGCCGAGCTCGTGGTGAAGGGACTGCTGCGCTCCAGGCTGGGCGTGCGCGTCCTGGAGGCCGAGGCGCGTGACCTGCCGCTGCCGGACGAGGTGGAGCTGGTCAAGGAGGCCACTCCGCAGTGCCTCGACGGGTGTGAGCTGCTCATCGTGCTGGGCGGTGACGGCACGCTGCTGCGCGGTGCCGAGTTCGCCCGGGCGTCGGGCGTGCCGATGCTCGGCGTCAACCTCGGGCGGGTCGGGTTCCTCGCGGAGGCCGAGCGGGACGACCTCGACAAGGTCGTCGACCGGGTGGTGACCAAGGCGTACGAGGTCGAGGAGCGGATGACCGTCGACGTCGTGGTGCACCGCAACGGGGACATCGTGCACACGGACTGGGCGCTGAACGAGGCGGCCGTGCAGAAGGTGTCCGCCGAGCGGATGCTGGAGGTCGTCCTGGAGATCGACGGGCGGCCGGTGACGGGGTTCGGCTGTGACGGGATCGTGTGCGCCACGCCCACGGGGTCGACGGCGTACGCGTTCTCCGCGGGTGGGCCGGTGGTGTGGCCGGAGGTCGAGGCGTTGTTGATGGTGCCGATCAGCGCGCACGCGTTGTTCGCGAAGCCGTTGGTGACATCGCCGGATTCTGTGTTGGCTGTGGAGGTTCTGCCACACATTCCGCCGGGGGTGCTGTGGTGTGACGGGCGGCGGACCGTGGAGTTGCCGCCCGGGGCGCGGGTGGAGGTGCGGCGGGGGGCTGTGCCGGTGCGGCTGGCCCGGCTGCATCATGCGTCGTTCACGGACCGGCTGGTGGCCAAGTTCGCGCTGCCCGTTTCCGGGTGGCGGGGGGCTCCTCACTAG
- the recN gene encoding DNA repair protein RecN, giving the protein MRIRSLGVIDDAVVELSPGFTAVTGETGAGKTMVVTSLGLLLGGRADPALVRIGAGKAVVEGRITVPDDATVAVRAEEAGAELDDGALLISRTVSAEGRSRAHLGGRSVPVGVLAELADELVAVHGQTDQQGLLKLSRQRQALDRYAGDAVAVPLAKYGEAYKRLRAVSAELDEITTRARERAQEADMLRYGLDEIAAVEPRAGEDVELAEEAERLGHAEALASAAAVAHAALAGNPEDPEGVDAGTLVAGAQRALDAVRSHDPALAALADRIGEIGILLRDAAGDLAGYADDLDADPLRLAAVEERRAALTGLTRKYGEDIAAVLAWAERSAARLTELDGDDERIGELTAERDALRAELGGLAQALTDARTEAAERFAAAVTAELASLAMPHARVSFDIRQTEDPEGVEVGGRPVAYGPAGADEVELLLAPHPGAPPRPIAKGASGGELSRVMLAVEVVFAGTDPVPTYLFDEVDAGVGGKAAVEIGRRLARLAKTAQVVVVTHLPQVAAFADRQLLVEKTNDGSVTRSGVKVLEGEERVRELSRMLAGQEDSETARAHAEELLATARADL; this is encoded by the coding sequence ATGCGGATACGGTCGCTCGGTGTGATCGACGACGCCGTTGTCGAGCTGTCGCCCGGGTTCACCGCGGTCACCGGTGAGACGGGTGCGGGCAAGACCATGGTGGTCACCAGCCTCGGGTTGCTGCTGGGCGGGCGCGCGGACCCGGCGCTCGTGCGGATCGGGGCCGGGAAGGCCGTGGTGGAGGGGCGGATCACCGTCCCGGACGACGCCACGGTCGCCGTACGTGCCGAGGAGGCCGGGGCCGAGCTCGACGACGGGGCTCTGCTGATCAGCCGTACCGTTTCCGCCGAGGGGCGCTCACGGGCGCACCTGGGCGGGCGCAGCGTGCCCGTCGGCGTGCTCGCCGAGCTAGCCGACGAGCTGGTGGCCGTGCACGGGCAGACCGACCAGCAGGGGCTGCTCAAGCTGTCCCGGCAGCGGCAGGCGCTCGACCGGTACGCGGGCGACGCGGTCGCCGTGCCGCTGGCCAAGTACGGCGAGGCGTACAAGCGGCTGCGGGCCGTCTCCGCCGAGCTCGACGAGATCACCACGCGCGCGCGTGAGCGGGCCCAGGAGGCCGACATGCTGCGCTACGGGCTCGACGAGATCGCCGCCGTGGAGCCCCGGGCCGGTGAGGACGTGGAGCTCGCCGAGGAGGCCGAGCGGCTCGGGCACGCCGAGGCCCTGGCGTCCGCCGCCGCGGTCGCGCACGCCGCGCTCGCGGGCAATCCGGAGGACCCGGAGGGCGTCGACGCCGGGACGCTCGTCGCGGGCGCGCAGCGGGCCCTGGACGCCGTACGGTCGCACGACCCGGCGCTGGCCGCGCTCGCCGACCGCATCGGGGAGATCGGGATCCTGCTGCGCGACGCGGCCGGTGACCTGGCCGGGTACGCCGACGACCTGGACGCCGATCCGCTGCGGCTGGCGGCCGTCGAGGAGCGGCGGGCCGCCCTGACCGGGCTGACGCGGAAGTACGGCGAGGACATCGCCGCCGTGCTGGCCTGGGCCGAGCGCAGTGCCGCCCGGCTGACCGAACTCGACGGCGACGACGAGCGGATCGGGGAACTGACCGCCGAGCGGGACGCGCTGCGGGCCGAACTGGGCGGGCTGGCACAGGCGTTGACGGACGCGCGCACGGAGGCCGCCGAGCGGTTCGCCGCGGCCGTGACCGCCGAGCTGGCCTCGCTGGCCATGCCGCACGCGCGGGTGTCCTTCGACATCCGGCAGACCGAGGACCCGGAGGGCGTCGAGGTCGGCGGCCGTCCGGTCGCGTACGGGCCCGCGGGTGCCGACGAGGTCGAGCTGCTGCTCGCCCCGCACCCGGGCGCGCCGCCGCGGCCGATCGCCAAGGGGGCGTCCGGCGGTGAGCTGTCCCGTGTGATGCTGGCCGTGGAGGTCGTGTTCGCGGGGACGGATCCCGTGCCGACGTACCTCTTCGACGAGGTCGACGCCGGTGTCGGTGGCAAGGCGGCGGTCGAGATCGGCCGGCGGCTCGCGCGCCTGGCGAAGACCGCGCAGGTCGTGGTCGTGACCCATCTCCCACAGGTCGCCGCCTTCGCCGACCGGCAGTTGCTGGTCGAGAAGACGAACGACGGGTCGGTCACCCGTTCCGGTGTGAAGGTGCTGGAAGGGGAGGAGCGGGTCCGGGAGCTGTCCCGGATGCTCGCCGGCCAGGAGGACTCGGAGACGGCCCGGGCGCACGCGGAGGAGCTGCTGGCGACGGCCCGGGCGGATCTGTAG